A window from Gemmatimonadetes bacterium SCN 70-22 encodes these proteins:
- a CDS encoding Fe-S cluster assembly ATPase SufC — MLVIKNLHANVGDKEILKGISLTVSAGEVHAIMGPNGSGKSTLAQVLAGHPGFEVTGGTIEYEGQDLVAMEAEERAHAGIFLAFQYPIEIPGVSNAYFLRTAYNEIRKANGQEEVDPMDFLDIMTEKLKLVEMDEAMLQRSVNMGFSGGEKKRNEILQMAVLEPKLAILDETDSGLDIDALRIVANGVNKLKRPDTATIVVTHYQRLLNYIVPDYVHVLAGGRIVKSGGKELALELEAKGYDWLLEEPAAAGA, encoded by the coding sequence ATGCTCGTCATCAAGAACCTGCACGCGAACGTCGGCGACAAGGAGATCCTGAAGGGCATCTCCCTGACCGTCAGCGCCGGCGAAGTCCACGCCATCATGGGGCCTAACGGCTCCGGCAAGTCCACGCTGGCCCAGGTCCTGGCCGGCCACCCGGGGTTCGAAGTCACCGGGGGCACCATCGAGTACGAGGGGCAGGACCTCGTGGCGATGGAAGCCGAGGAGCGCGCCCATGCCGGGATCTTCCTCGCCTTCCAGTACCCCATCGAGATCCCCGGCGTCTCCAACGCCTACTTCCTGCGCACCGCCTACAACGAGATCCGCAAGGCGAACGGCCAGGAGGAGGTGGACCCGATGGACTTCCTCGACATCATGACCGAGAAGCTCAAGCTCGTCGAGATGGACGAGGCGATGCTGCAGCGCTCGGTGAACATGGGCTTTTCCGGCGGCGAGAAGAAGCGCAACGAGATCCTGCAGATGGCGGTGCTGGAGCCGAAGCTGGCGATCCTGGACGAGACGGACTCGGGGCTCGACATCGACGCGCTGCGCATCGTGGCCAACGGGGTGAACAAGCTCAAGCGCCCCGACACGGCGACGATCGTGGTGACGCACTACCAGCGCCTCCTGAATTACATCGTCCCCGACTACGTGCACGTGCTGGCCGGCGGGCGCATCGTGAAGTCGGGGGGGAAGGAGCTCGCGCTGGAGCTCGAGGCCAAGGGGTACGACTGGCTCCTCGAGGAGCCGGCGGCGGCGGGGGCGTGA